CGGCGTTGCGGCGAGGTTTGGTGCTCATGTCGGTCTCCTGTGGATGCGACAGTGTAGCGAAGCGCTCGACCTGTGCGGACGCATCAAGCCGGACCAGGCGTTGCAGATCAAGCAATCAGGACCAGACGATTTGGTCAGCAAGGGGCAATCGGCTTCAATTTCAAGTGCTTCAGGGCTGGGTCACGAACACCAGCCGCTCGATGCCGGCGCGCTGGGCGGCGGCCAGGGCCATTGCCACGCGCTCGTGGCGGGCGGCGGCGTCGCCTTGCAGGTGCAGCGGCGGTTGCGGCACCTGCTGCGCCAGCGCTTGCAGGCGCGGCATCAGTTCGGCGTCGGGCACGGCGGCATCGTTCCAATGAAAGCCGCCCTGCGCATCGACGCTCAGGCGCACGGCCTCGGGCGCGGGCGCGCTGGCTGTGGCAGCCGCGTGGGGCAGTTGCACCTGGATCGAATGCGTGATCACCGGCACCGTGACGATGAACACGATCAGCAGCACCAGCATCACGTCGATGAGCGGGATCATGTTGATCTCGCTGTGCAGTTCGCCTTGGTCGGGCTCGAGGTTGGATGGGGGGGCCATGGTGCGTGCGCCTTGGGTCAGTGCGGGCAGGCCGGTGCGGTTGCCGGAGCGGATGAAGGGGCGGATGAAGGGGCGGCCGCGCCGGGGCGGTTCGAGGCCACCCGGTGCCCGGTCACGAAGTAGGCGTGCAGGTCGTGGGCGAAGCGGTTGAGCCGGTGCAGGATGGCTTTGTTGCCGCGCAGTAAGGCGTTGTAGCCCAGCACGGCTGGGATCGCCACCACCAGCCCGAGCGCGGTCATGATGAGCGCGGCCCCGATCGGCCCGGCGACCTGGTCGATGGTGGCGCCGCCGCCCGCCCCGATGCCGACCAAGGCGTGGTAGATCTTCCACACCGTGCCAAACAGCCCGACGTAGGGCGCGGTCGAGCCGATCGAGGCCAAGATGGCCAAGCCGGATTGCAGGCGCGCGCTGCTGTCGTCGAGCGCGTTGCGCAGCGAGCGCGTGACCCAGTCGCTGACGTCGAGGTTGTCGTGCAGCTGGCGCGTGGGTGTGCCGTCGAGGTGCAGGATGTGGCTGGTGGCTTCGCGCCCCTGCAACGCCAGCAGGTAAAAGGGGTTGTGGCCGTCGGGCCCGAGTTTGTTCAGGCCTTCGGCAAAGTCTTTGCTGTGCCAGAAGCTCTCGAGCAATTGCGCGCGCGCGCGCAGCTGGCGCAGGTGCAGCGCCTTGAGCACGATCACCACCCAAGTGGCGATCGACATGCCCAGCAGCGCGAGCGCGGTGCCGCGTATCACCCAGTCGCCTTGGTGCCAGACGTAGGCCAGTCCAAAATGAGTTTCCATGCTTGCTTTTTACTCCAACACAAAATGAATCGGCACCAGGTGCCACATGGCTTGCGGTTCGCCGTTGCGCGTGCCGGGCACAAAGCGCCAGCGCAACACCGCCTGCTGCGCCGCTTGGTCTAGGCGCACAAAGCCGCTCGAGCCATAGACCTGTGCCGCCGAGGCGCTGCCGTCGGCTTCGATGCGCACGCGCAGCAGCACCCGCCCCTGTTCGCCCAAGCGGCGGCTCAAAACCGGGTAGGGCGGGGCCGGGTTGTGCAGATGGGCCGCGCTGCTCGACGGGGGCACGATCTGCGCTGGCGCTTGACCCTGCCCAGACGATGCTCGGCCGGCAACCGCATGGGCTGTTGTATCCAAGGCGCCAGTGCCGCTGCTGCGCTGATCTTGCGCTGCGCTGTGGGGTGCTGCGCTGCCTTGTGTGCTGTGGTGGAGGGCGCTGTGCGGGTTGGATTCTGCACCTGCTGGCGCTTGCGCCGTGGCGACTGGCTGGGTCGGGGCCAACGGCTGAACCGGCTCCGGCGCTGGGTTGGGGTTGGCGGGTGGCAGCAAAGCAGCTGGGCGCAACGGTTCGGAAGGGCGCAACGGCGCTGCAGGAGCGGGTGGTTCGGGGCGGGTGGCGCGCTCGGGCAAGGCGCGTGCAGCGGGCGCGGCGGGCGCGCTGGCCCGGGGGGGTGCGGATGTCACGGGGGCGGGTGCTGCAGGGCGCGCGCTGGGCGCCTGGGCGCGCAGTTCAACCACCACCTGCACCTGCGCCGGCGCACCGGAGGCGGGTGTTGCCCAGCCGCTGTGCAGCGCCCACAGCACCCCGGCGTGCGCCAACACCACGGCGGCGGTCACGCTGACGGGGCGTGCAAAGGTTCGCCAAGGCGGGCGGGGCAAGGGCATGGAGGCTGGGAGCAAGCAGGAAGCAAGAAAGTTGCCCGCTGGTGCGCAGGGCAAGCCGAGCAGCATAGCAAACTGTAGCTGGCAATGCTCAATTATAAATGAGAATCATGCGCAACTGGCCGCAGTTGCCAGTCCCGCAGTGCGGCATAAATGAGGCCATCGTTTTACCCGTTTTGTGCCTCCCCGGCCGGACAGTCGGCAAAATGGTGCAACAAAGCGCTGGCGCTGGCGGGGTTGGCCAGCCGCTGCAGCCACCATTGCAGCGCCGGGCCGGGGGCGCTGGCGGCGCTGCTGCGCCAGGCGTAGCCGATGCGGTGCACCCGGGCTGGCAGGGTGGTGCGTTTGCGCAGCAGGGCGCCGCTGTGCAGGTGCCCTTGCACCAGCGGCAGCGGCAGCGCGCCGCAGCCCAAGCCCCGCAACTGCGCCGCCAGCTTGTGCTGCATGGTCGGCACGGTGAACACCTCTTGCCCAGGCAGCAGGCCCACGCTCTGGCCGCGCCCCGCTGGCGCCGTGTCGGCCACCGCCACCACGCGGTGCGGCTGGATGACCGCCGGCGTGAGCGGCTCGGGGGCGCTGGCCAGCGCGTGCTGCTGCGCCACCACAAACACAAACTCCACCTCGCCCAAAAAAACGCTGTGCAAGCCCGGCAGCCCGCTGCCATCGAGCGCCACACCCAAGGCCAGATCGGCCTGCCCGCTCAGCAGCGCCTCCAGCGTGCCCGACAGCGTTTCGGTGCGCAGGCGCAGCCGCGTCGGGGCTTGCAGCGCGTAAAAATCGTGGCACAGATCAAACAGCGGCGCGCTGGCGATGACCGCGTCGGCGGCCAGCGTGAGCTCAGGCTCCCAGCCGGTGGCGATGCGGCGCACGCGCAAGGCCACCGCGTCGAGCTCGCGCAGCAGGTGCTCGCTGGCGCGCAGCAGCTCTTGGCCGGCGCGGGTCAGGGTGGCGCGGCGCGAACGGCGGTCAAACAGCAGCACGTCGAGCGCATCTTCCACCTGGCGCACGCGGTAGGTGAGCGCGCTGGGCACCATGCCCAGCTCGCGCGCCGCCGCCGCCAGGCTGCCGCAGCGCGCCACGGTGCCGATCAGGTGCAGGTTGTCGGGGGATAAGGCGTGGCGCGGATGGGGCATGGTGAGGCCTGTGTGTTCAAAAGTTTTGAATGATGCCAGCAAATCTCTGCGGCCACCAGTCCCGCTGCAGCGCCTACATTCACACCATCGCCCAAGCAGACAGCCAAGCAGCGGCCGGCCCCCTCTAGGCCGGGGTGCCACCGCGCTGCTGCCAAAGCCTACAAACCTTGACCAAGGAGCGCCCCATGCACATCCGCCGCAGCGCCGACCGTGGCCACGCCGATCATGGCTGGTTGCAAAGCCACCACTCGTTTTCTTTTGCCGACTACTACGACCCGGCGCACATGGGCTGGGGCAATCTGCGCGTGATCAACGAAGACTGGATCGCGCCCGGCACCGGCTTTGGCACCCACGGCCACCGCGACATGGAGATCGTCACCTACGTGCTGCAAGGTCGGCTGGCGCACCGCGACAGCATGGGCAACGTCGAAACCATCAGCCCCGGCGAGGTGCAGCGCATGAGCGCTGGCACCGGCGTGCGCCACAGCGAGTTCAACCACGAGCCCGGCGCGCAAACGCATTTGCTGCAAATCTGGATCGAGCCCAGCCTCAAGGGGGTTGAACCCGGTTACGAGCAAAAAACCTTTGACGGCGCCCTCAAGCGCGGCCGCCTGTGTCTGGTGGCCAGCAACGGCGGGGCCGATGGCTCGGTGCACATCAACGCCGACGCCGCGCTGTATGCTGGACTGTTCGACGGCGCCGAGAGCGCCGAGCTCAAGCTCGACCCCAAGCGCAAAGCCTACGTGCACGTAGTGCGCGGCGCCATCAGCGTCAACGGCAGCGCGCTGCAAGGCGGCGACGCGGCCCTGCTGGCGGCTGAGAGCACACTTAAACTCAGCCACGGGCACGATGCCGAGGTGCTGGTGTTCGACCTGGCGGCCTGATTCCATTTTTTCCCAACCCGCGCGCGGCCACAGGTCGGCGCATTTTTTGAAAGCCCTTCCATGAGCAAAATCGTCGTTGTTTACCATTCTGGCTACGGCCACACGCAACGCATGGCGCAAGCCGTGGCCGACGGGGCTGGCGCGCAGCTGCTGGCCATCGACGCCGACGGCAACCTGCCCGCAGGCGGCTGGGAGGCGCTCGACGCCGCCGACGCCATCGTCATGGGCAGCCCAACTTACATGGGCAGCGTGAGCTGGCAGTTCAAAAAGTTTGCCGACGCCTCTAGCAAAGCGTGGTTTGCGCAAACTTGGAAAGACAAGCTCTTTGCCGGCTTCACCAACAGCGCCACCATGAACGGCGACAAGCTCTCGACCCTGCACTACCTCTACACGCTGGCCATGCAGCACGGCGGCCTCTGGGTGGGTACCGGCCTCATGCCCAGCAACAGCAAAGCGGCGCAGCGCAACGACGTGAACTACGTCGGCTCCTCGAGCGGTGCCATGGCGCAAACGCCCTCAGATGCCGGCGCGCACGAAATGCTGCCCGGCGACCTCGAAACCGCGCGCCTGTTCGGCCAGCGCGTGGCCGCCACCGCGCAGCGCTGGGTCAAGGGGGCGTAAGAGCGCACTACTCCACGGGCCCACCGCCCGTTGCAGCATAGGCAAATCAGCCCTGAGCCACCATGGCCAAGGCTTTTTTGATTATTGCGTTTGTCGTTTGTTTCGGTTAGCATCTGCGGTCGGTCCAAGATGGCCGCCACCTAGGAGCGCACGATGACCACGACCCAACTGCCACAAGCGCTGCCCACAGCCGAAGAGGTGGCGCTGGCGCGCGAGAGCGGGCGCGCGCTGTCAGCCTACCTGCAGATGCGCGCACAAACGCAGCAGATCGAGATTTTTGACGACCAAGGCGCGGCGCATCCCGTGCGCGTCCCGATGTCGGCGCTGCGCCTGCTGGTGGATGTGCTGACCGAGATCGGTGAGGGCAACGCGGTCAGCATCATCCCGGTGCATGCCGAGCTGACCACCCAAGAGGCGGCGGATGTGCTCAACGTATCGCGCCCGCACCTAGTCAAACTGCTGGAAAGCCGGGCGATCCCGTTTCACAAAACCGGCACCCATCGGCGCGTGCGCTACCAAGACGTGGTCGCCTACAAAGAGCGCATCGATGCCCAGCGCCGCCAAGCCCTAGACGCGCTGGCCGAGCAAGCGCAGGAACTGGGCCTAGGTTACGAATGAGCTCGCACTTCACGGTCATTTACGACGCGTGCGTGCTCTACCCAGCGCCGCTGCGCGATCTGCTCATGCGGCTGGCGCTCACCGACCGCTTTCGTGCGCGCTGGTCCAATGTCATCCACGACGAGTGGATGCGCAACCTGCACAAGCAACGCCCCGAGCTCGACCCTGCCGCCCTAGAAAAAACACGCGCCCTGATGAACGCGAGCGTGCGCGACAGCCTAGTCGAAGGATTTGAGCACCTGATCCCGGCCATCGACTTGCCCGATCCCGATGACCGGCATGTGGTGGCAGCGGCCATCCACAGCGGCGCTGAAACCATCGTCACCTTCAACCTGAAGGACTTTCCGCTGGGGGTGCTGCAACGCCACAACCTAGACGCCCAGCACCCAGACGACTTCATCGTCGATCTGTTTGACCTTCACCCCGCATCGGTGTTGCAGGCCTTGGCCGAACAGCGCGCCGCCCTCAAAAAACCACCCAAGAGCGCCGACGAGTTGCTCGACATCCTGCTCAAGCAGGGGCTGACGCAAACCGTGTCGATTCTCAAGGGTTGGAAGGGAGCTTTTTGAAGCTTTAAAGCACTAGGCTGGGCTTCAGCGCGCCGGAGCAGCAGCCGGTGCTGCTGCTGCAGCCGGGGCCGCCGGTGCTGCGGCAGGGGCGGCTGCAGCCGGAGCCGGAGCCGGAGCCGGAGCCGGGGTAGCCGGCGCCGTGGCGGTGGGCGGGGTGGCGCAAGCGGCCAGGGTGACAACGGCCACAGCGGCCAAAAGCAGATGACGCATCGGAAAAACCTCCAGTGATTGACACAAACCAGGAACAAGGCAAGCCCCTGCATTCTTGCCCCCAGATGTTGCAGTTTTGTGGCAGTGGGTAGGCAATAGGGACGCAGGGGGGCTCGGGTCGGGCATCCCTACAATCGTGCCCATGTTCGTACACCTGCGCCTGCACACCGAGTTTTCCGTCGTCGATGGCACCACGCGCATCGACGCCGTCACCGCCGCCGCCGCCGCCGACGGCCAGCCCGCGCTGGCCATCACCGACCTCAACAACCTGTTTGGGGCCATCAAGTTCTACCAAGCGGCGCGCAGCGTCGGGGTGCAGCCCATCCTCGGGGCCGAGGTGCTGTTGCAGGGGCTGGGCGCCGCGCCCTCGGGTACCGCCGCGCAGGCTGGGCCTACCACCTGGCCGCGCCTGCTGCTGCTGGCGCAAAACCAGGCCGGCTACCTGAACCTGTGCGAGCTGCTGTCGCTGGCTTGGGGCAGCCCGGTGCAGCGCGACCAAGCCGTGCTGCGCTGGGACTGGTTGCGCCAGCACCACGAGGGCCTGATCGTGCTCAGCGGCGCCGCCGCCGGGCCGGTGGGGCAGGCGCTGCTGGCCGGTGATGAGGCCGCCGCCGCCGCGCTGGCGCAGCAGCTGGCCGGCACCTTTGCGCAGCGCTTCTACCTCGAGGTGCAGCGCGCCGGCCGTGCCGACGACGAACGCCACCTGCGCGCCACCGTGGCGCTGGCCAGCCAGCTGGAGCTGCCGCTGGTGGCCACGCACCCGGTGCAGTTTCTGGCGCCCGACGATTTTCAGGCCCACGAGGCGCGCGTGTGCATCGCCGAAGGCGAGATTCTGGGCAACCCCCGGCGGCCCCGGCGCTTCACGCGCGAGCAGCATTTTAAGACCAGCGCCGAAATGGCGGCCCTGTTTGCCGACCTGCCCACGGCGCTGGCGCAAACAGTCGAAATCGCGCGCCGCTGCCACTTGCAGCTCAGCCTCGGCAAGCCGCAGCTGCCGGCGTTCCCGATCCCGCCCGTGGACGGGCAGCAGCTGGGCACCGAAGACTACTTCCGCCACGCCTCGCAGCAGGGCTTGCAGCAGCGCCTGCAGCAGCTCTACCCCGACGCGGCCGAGCGCCTGCGCCAGCAGCCGCGCTACCAGGAGCGGCTCGAATTCGAGCTCGGCACCATCATCAAAATGGGCTTTCCGGGCTACTTTTTGATCGTCTCCGACTTCATCCAGTGGGCCAAGGCCCACGGCTGCCCGGTCGGGCCGGGGCGCGGTTCTGGGGCCGGTTCGCTGGTGGCCTACGCGCTGCAAATCACCGACCTCGACCCGCTGCGCTACCAGCTGCTGTTCGAGCGCTTCCTCAACCCCGAGCGGGTGTCGATGCCCGACTTCGACATCGACTTCTGCCAAGCCAACCGCGACCGCGTGATCGACTACGTCAAGGGCAAATACGGCCTCGCGGCGGTGAGCCAGATCGCCACCTTTGGCACCCTGGCGGCGCGCGCCGCGATCCGCGACGTCGGGCGCGTGCTCGATTTTCCCTACGGATTTTGCGACGGCATCAGCAAGCTCATCCCCAACAAACCCGGCCAGAGCGTGACGCTGCAGTACCCGCCGCGGCCCAAGCTCGCCAACGACAAAAACCAGTACGCGATCGAGATGGAGCCGCTGCTGGCCGAGCGCATCGAAAAAGAAGATGAGGTGCGGCTGCTGATCGAGCTGGCGCAAAAGCTCGAGGGCCTGACGCGCAACGTCGGCATGCACGCCGGCGGGGTGCTGATCGCGCCCGGCAAGCTCACCGATTTTTGCCCGCTCTACCAGCAGCCCGGCAGCGCGGCCGCCGTGAGCCAGTACGACAAAGACGACGTCGAGGCCATCGGTCTGGTCAAGTTCGACTTTCTGGGGCTGGCCACGCTCACCATCCTCGAGCAGGCCAAAGAGCTGATCGTGCAGCGCCACCCGGACCAAGCTGGCTTCAGCTACGAAACGCTGGCGCTCGACGACGCCGCCACCTACCGCCTGTTCCAAGACGGCAAAACCGAGGCCGTGTTCCAGTTTGAAAGCCGCGGCATGCAAGGCATGTTGCGCGACGCGCGGCCCAGTCGGCTCGAAGACTTGATCGCCCTCAACGCGCTCTACCGCCCCGGCCCCATGGACCTCATTCCCAGCTTCGTTGCGCGCAAGCACGGGCGCGAGGTGGTGCAGTACCCGCACCCGCTGCTCGAGCAGGTGCTGTCCGAGACCTACGGCATCATGGTCTATCAAGAGCAGGTGATGCAGACGGCGCAGATACTGGGCGGTTACAGCCTGGGCGGCGCCGACCTGCTGCGGCGCGCCATGGGCAAGAAAAAGCCCGAAGAAATGGCGCAGCAGCGGCTGGTGTTTCGCGCCGGCGCCGCCGCCCAGGGCCTGAGCCCGCAGCAGGCCGACGAGGTCTTTGACCTGATGGAAAAGTTTGCCGGCTATGGCTTTAACAAGTCGCACGCCGCCGCCTACTCGCTGCTGGCCTACCACACCGCCTGGGTCAAGGTTCACTACACGGCCGAATTCTTCTGCGCCAACCTGACGCTGGAGATGGACGACACCGACAAGCTCAAGCTGCTGGTCGAAGACGCGCAGCGCTTCGGCCTCGAGTTCGAGCCGCCCGACGTCAACCTAGGCGGCTACCGCTTCGAGCCGGTGAGCGATCGCTGCATCCGCTACGGCCTCGGGGCCGTCAAGGGCACCGGGCAGCAGGCCATCGAGGCCATCGTGGCCGCGCGCCAAGGCCAAGGCGCGGGGCCGCGTGCCGGCGTGGTGGGGCCGTTTAGCAGCCTGTTCGATTTTTGCGCCCGCATCGAACGTGGCCGCCTCAACAAGCGCACCGTCGAGGCGCTGGTCAAGGCCGGCGCTTTCGACCGCCTGCACCCCGACCGCGCCGCCGCGCTGGCCTCGGTCGAGCTGGCTTTTGATTTTGCCCAGGCCCAGCAGGCCAACGCCTTGCAGGGCGGCTTGTTCGACCTGCCCGGCCAAGCCGGCGGCCACGGCGCCAGCGACCAAGAGCCGGCGCTGGCCGAGGCGCCGCCGTGGAGCGTGCGCGAGCGCTTAACACACGAAAAAGCCGCGCTCGGCTTTTACTTTTCGGGCCACCTGTTCGACCAAGCCGCCGACGAAGTGCGCCGCATCGCCCGCACCCCCTTGGCCGACGTGGCCGAGAGCCGCGAACCGCAGCTGCTGGCCGGTATCGTGAGCGACTTGCGCGTGATCAACGGCCAGCGCGGCAAGGTGGCGATTTTTAAGCTCGACGACCGCAGCGCCGTGCTCGAAGCCAGCGCCGACGACGCGCTGCTGCAAGCGCACCGCCACCTGCTACAAGACGACGAATTGGTGCTGCTGCAAGTGCTGGCGCAGCCCGACCGCTTTTCGGGCGGGCTGCGCCTCAAGGTGCAGCAGGTGTGGGACTTACCCGCCGCGCGCTGCCGCTTTGGCAAATACCTGCGCGTGGCCGTGGGGCCCACCCAGCGCCCCGAAGTCGCCGCGCTGCTGCAAGCGCACCCGCCCCGGTGCCACCAGACAGAGCTGGGCGAGGTGCTGCGCGGCCTGCCGCTGCGCCTCGAATTGGAATTCGAGGCCGTGCGCGCCACGCTGCAGCTCGACCCCCAGCGCGCCCAGTGCTACCCCTGCGACGCCGCGCTGGCCGCCTGGCGCACCCAAGCGCACCAGCAGCGCGCCGAGGTGGTGTACGACTGATGCTCGAGTGCCATTGTGCCCAGCGGCTGGGGCAGGCTCACCAACAATCCACGCGGTCGGGGTTGGCGGGGGTAGGCGGGAGTGGGGTGCGCGCACCGGTTTGATCTACCGTCAACCTTGCGCAATCTGGGTCGCGGGTGGCTTGGCCGAGAATGGCCACAGCTTCAAGCGTGAAATCGTTTGCATCGGGCGTGCCGACGATCGCAAAGGTGTAGTGCGGCTGCAGATCCTCGCGACACTGGGACATGGGCAGCGCCAAACCGGCATAGCTCATGTTGTTGGTGTAGTAGCGCTCTGCAAACTGCGCCAGCTCCAGCAGGCAGGCGGTGGCTGCGCTGCGCCGTGTTTCGGTTATGTGGCGCTGGTAACTGGGCAGGGCGATCGCCGCCAAAATGGCGATGATAGCCACCACGATCATCAACTCGATCAGGGTAAAGCCTGCTGGCGATCGGCGAAGCGCCAGAGTCTTTGGGCGGACGGGTGCCGAAACCAACGCTGTGGCAATGGGGGTGGATGTGTACATGGCTGCAGCGGACGTTAGGGCGTGGGAGGTTTAGGTTGGGCGTGGGCCGCTAGCGGATGATTTCACGCCAAGAAATTCGGCCGCGTGGGTCATCTTCCGCGTTGACCCCCGGCCCGCCTGGTGGATCCACTGGATCTTCTCGGATCGCTACACCCACATCAGCAACGCGCGCCTCAGAGCCGCCCACCACCAGTCGGCTTCCCACCAGCACGGCCTCGCTCAAAAGCCCGATGCCGGGGTCGAACGAGGCAATGAACTGGGTGCCTAGCAAGTCGTCGCTAAAGCGGTTGTCGCGACTGACGTCAAGCAGGCCGGCGGTGATCGAGCCGCCACTAAAGGGGTTGAGCAGGTTCAAAAATCCGGTGCCTCCGGGCACGCAGGGGTCGTCAGTTACTGGGATGATCGAGCTCACCACCAGCGCCGGAACCGCTGCAGGGATGATGCGCGCCGCACTCACCACGCGCTCGCCTCGCGCCGAGCCCGGCGGTGGTTCGACCCAGTCGAGGAACCAGCCTTGTCGGTTTTCCATGTCACCGGCCGAGGCAACCGAAAAAGTGCGCACCGGGCGCCCAGCAAAAGTGCCCACCTGGTTGATGCTGCGCTGGCGCAAGGCCGTGCGCCCCGTGATTTGCACCCCTTCGTCGATCAGGGCGTAAATCGACTGCACCTGCCGGTCGGCCGGGTCGGTGGCGCGCATGTAGCTGCCGGTGCCAAAAAAGACGAAGCGCTTGCCCACGTGCGGGTCGTTGGGCGCGTTGTTGGTGGCCACCGTGATCGGGGCCGTGATCGGCTGACGCACCCCGGCGGCATTGGTGGCGACGAAGAATGGCGCTGGTGTGTCTGCGCTGCCAAAGGACGATCGCCACTGGTTCGGGTTTTGGTGCGCCAGGTCAAACTTCCAGACGTTGCCCTGAAGGTCGCCGGCATATACGTGCTGCACCACGCCATTGGCATCGAGCGCCAACCCTGGGCTGGCCAAGCCGTTGGGGCTGGTTGCGCTGCCCACCTCGGTGTCGATTTTGCTGATCAGGGCCCCGGTGCGCAGGTTTTTAACGTAGAGCACCGCACGGCCACTGGTGCTGTTGTAGCCGTTGCCAAAAATCACCACATCGATAGGCACGGTTCCGGGGCCTTGAACCTTGGCGATCATGGGTCGCCCGAGCAGGTAGCCCTTGTCGGGGTCGCTGGCGCCGTATGCCTCCCACAGCGCCCGGCTGGCGTTTCCATCGGCACCAAAGTTGGCTGCGTCGGTGACGTCGAGCGCAAACAGACCGCGCCCGCCGCGCCCCAAAAAGCCGATCAGAATATTGCGCCCGCCGGTGTTTGCGCGTTGCGACACCGCCAGCTCACCATCCACAAAGTAGCGGCGCACGTAGTTGGGGTCGCTCAAGCGCGGCATGTGCTCCAGCAGGCTGCTGGGGGCAAAGGCAAAGCGCTCGACGCCGGTGCGGGCATTGAAGGCGTGCAAAAAGCCGCTGTTGGAGCCCACGAACACGGTGTTGTTGTCGCCCACATACACCGGCGACGAATGGATGATGTCGCCCAGCACCGTGGTGGGGCGGTTGCGCAGCGTGCCGTGGGGGTTGCGCACCTCGTTGCTGGGGTCGCCGCGCAGGTGGTTGATGACCCGCTCTTGCGCATCTCTGTCAACTCCAAACAATGCGCGCTGGTCGGCAGAGAGCGCAGACCAAACAAAAGGAACCGTGGCCGGGCTGTTGGCGGCGTTGGTGGTAAACAGGCGCCGGCTGGCAAAACCCGGAAGGCGCTCGCTGGCGCGCCACAGCGGTACCTGACTCACTCCGTCGGCGGCGGTCACGGGGAAAGACTGCAAATCGCCCGACCAGTTGGCGCTGTTGAAGGTGGCTTGGAACACCGCGCTGTCGGTGGTGATGAAGGTGCTGTTGGCCGACACATTGCCGGCTGCTGCGTTGCGCTCGAGGATGGTGGTGAAGGCGCGTGCCAGCTGGTCGCGCAGCAGCGTCGGGTTTTGCACCAGGTGGTAGGTGTCGGGCACACCGTCCCGGTTCACGTCCCACTCGGCCTGCAGGTCGGGGCGCTGGTTGTTGTTCAGGTCGGTAAAGCCGCCCCACTTGGCCGCCAGCCACAGCGGGCTGGGCAGCACGCTGGCTGCTGGGGTTGTGCTGGCGGTGAAAAGGCGTATGGAGCGGTCGTTGCCTGCTCCGCCGCCGAGCCGGGGCAGGGTGCCACAGCCGGCAGGAAACGGCGTGGTTGCGCAAAAACCCGGCGACCGTCCCGGTGGTACGTTGAGGTGGTAGGGGC
This sequence is a window from Serpentinimonas maccroryi. Protein-coding genes within it:
- a CDS encoding ExbD/TolR family protein encodes the protein MAPPSNLEPDQGELHSEINMIPLIDVMLVLLIVFIVTVPVITHSIQVQLPHAAATASAPAPEAVRLSVDAQGGFHWNDAAVPDAELMPRLQALAQQVPQPPLHLQGDAAARHERVAMALAAAQRAGIERLVFVTQP
- a CDS encoding MotA/TolQ/ExbB proton channel family protein encodes the protein METHFGLAYVWHQGDWVIRGTALALLGMSIATWVVIVLKALHLRQLRARAQLLESFWHSKDFAEGLNKLGPDGHNPFYLLALQGREATSHILHLDGTPTRQLHDNLDVSDWVTRSLRNALDDSSARLQSGLAILASIGSTAPYVGLFGTVWKIYHALVGIGAGGGATIDQVAGPIGAALIMTALGLVVAIPAVLGYNALLRGNKAILHRLNRFAHDLHAYFVTGHRVASNRPGAAAPSSAPSSAPATAPACPH
- a CDS encoding energy transducer TonB; translation: MPLPRPPWRTFARPVSVTAAVVLAHAGVLWALHSGWATPASGAPAQVQVVVELRAQAPSARPAAPAPVTSAPPRASAPAAPAARALPERATRPEPPAPAAPLRPSEPLRPAALLPPANPNPAPEPVQPLAPTQPVATAQAPAGAESNPHSALHHSTQGSAAPHSAAQDQRSSGTGALDTTAHAVAGRASSGQGQAPAQIVPPSSSAAHLHNPAPPYPVLSRRLGEQGRVLLRVRIEADGSASAAQVYGSSGFVRLDQAAQQAVLRWRFVPGTRNGEPQAMWHLVPIHFVLE
- a CDS encoding LysR substrate-binding domain-containing protein codes for the protein MPHPRHALSPDNLHLIGTVARCGSLAAAARELGMVPSALTYRVRQVEDALDVLLFDRRSRRATLTRAGQELLRASEHLLRELDAVALRVRRIATGWEPELTLAADAVIASAPLFDLCHDFYALQAPTRLRLRTETLSGTLEALLSGQADLALGVALDGSGLPGLHSVFLGEVEFVFVVAQQHALASAPEPLTPAVIQPHRVVAVADTAPAGRGQSVGLLPGQEVFTVPTMQHKLAAQLRGLGCGALPLPLVQGHLHSGALLRKRTTLPARVHRIGYAWRSSAASAPGPALQWWLQRLANPASASALLHHFADCPAGEAQNG
- a CDS encoding pirin family protein, encoding MHIRRSADRGHADHGWLQSHHSFSFADYYDPAHMGWGNLRVINEDWIAPGTGFGTHGHRDMEIVTYVLQGRLAHRDSMGNVETISPGEVQRMSAGTGVRHSEFNHEPGAQTHLLQIWIEPSLKGVEPGYEQKTFDGALKRGRLCLVASNGGADGSVHINADAALYAGLFDGAESAELKLDPKRKAYVHVVRGAISVNGSALQGGDAALLAAESTLKLSHGHDAEVLVFDLAA
- a CDS encoding flavodoxin family protein; translated protein: MSKIVVVYHSGYGHTQRMAQAVADGAGAQLLAIDADGNLPAGGWEALDAADAIVMGSPTYMGSVSWQFKKFADASSKAWFAQTWKDKLFAGFTNSATMNGDKLSTLHYLYTLAMQHGGLWVGTGLMPSNSKAAQRNDVNYVGSSSGAMAQTPSDAGAHEMLPGDLETARLFGQRVAATAQRWVKGA
- a CDS encoding helix-turn-helix domain-containing protein, which gives rise to MTTTQLPQALPTAEEVALARESGRALSAYLQMRAQTQQIEIFDDQGAAHPVRVPMSALRLLVDVLTEIGEGNAVSIIPVHAELTTQEAADVLNVSRPHLVKLLESRAIPFHKTGTHRRVRYQDVVAYKERIDAQRRQALDALAEQAQELGLGYE
- a CDS encoding PIN domain-containing protein, translating into MSSHFTVIYDACVLYPAPLRDLLMRLALTDRFRARWSNVIHDEWMRNLHKQRPELDPAALEKTRALMNASVRDSLVEGFEHLIPAIDLPDPDDRHVVAAAIHSGAETIVTFNLKDFPLGVLQRHNLDAQHPDDFIVDLFDLHPASVLQALAEQRAALKKPPKSADELLDILLKQGLTQTVSILKGWKGAF